The following proteins are co-located in the Silene latifolia isolate original U9 population chromosome 1, ASM4854445v1, whole genome shotgun sequence genome:
- the LOC141594708 gene encoding DEAD-box ATP-dependent RNA helicase 36 produces MEEETAVDNNFPLFSKKKNNKKPFQKPVQIDIPEEPKIHHHIDNEEGTTTLSSTFTQLGLSEWAIKTCYELGMKNPTPVQHHCIPKILEGQDVLGLAQTGSGKTAAFALPILNKLAQNPYGVFALVVTPTRELAYQLAEQFRALGSSLHVRVAVVVGGMDMITQLKALTQKPHVVISTPGRIKVLLEENHDIPAIFSKTKFLVLDEADRVLDVGFEDELRVIFQCLPKQRQTLLFSATMTSNLKMLLEVSANKAFFYAAYEGVKFVESLEQQYLFVPKNVKDVYLLHIISKMEDMNVRSVIIFASRGRTCRLLRLLLEELDKEAVELHSLESQSSRLAALNRFKSRQVPCLIATDVASRGLDIPTVDLVINYDLPRDPSEYVHRVGRTARAGREGLAVSFVTENDVELVHKIEEELGKKLEEFKCKEKEVLADITKVFKARRVARMQMLDDGFEDIVKERKKQNLKTSKDRKRKRNQQVKE; encoded by the exons ATGGAGGAAGAAACCGCTGTAGACAACAACTTCCCTTTATTCTCCAAGAAGAAGAATAACAAGAAACCGTTTCAAAAACCAGTACAAATTGACATCCCTGAAGAACCAAAAATTCATCATCACATCGATAACGAAGAAGGAACTACCACACTATCCTCAACCTTTACGCAATTAGGACTATCAGAATGGGCCATCAAAACTTGCTATGAGCTCGGCATGAAAAACCCGACTCCAGTACAACACCATTGTATCCCTAAAATCCTAGAAGGGCAAGATGTATTGGGACTGGCGCAAACGGGAAGTGGGAAAACGGCTGCTTTTGCACTGCCGATCCTGAACAAATTGGCTCAAAATCCGTATGGAGTATTTGCCCTTGTTGTTACGCCCACCCGTGAACTGGCTTATCAGTTGGCGGAGCAATTTCGGGCACTTGGGTCATCCTTGCATGTTCGTGTTGCAGTTGTAGTTGGTGGAATGGATATGATTACACAGTTGAAGGCGTTGACGCAAAAGCCTCATGTTGTTATTTCTACTCCTGGGAGAATTAAGGTCTTGCTTGAAGAGAACCATGATATTCCTGCCATTTTTTCAAAAACTAAG TTCCTTGTGTTGGATGAGGCTGATAGAGTTCTTGATGTTGGTTTTGAGGACGAACTGCGAGTGATATTTCAGTGCCTGCCTAAACAACGACAAACTTTATTGTTTTCTGCTACAATGACCTCTAACCTAAAGATGTTACTGGAAGTTTCTGCAAATAAGGCGTTCTTCTATGCGGCCTATGAAGGCGTGAAGTTTGTGGAATCGCTTGAACAACAGTATCTTTTTGTCCCCAAAAATGTCAAGGATGTATACCTTCTACATATAATATCAAAGATGGAAGATATGAATGTACGCTCAGTCATAATATTTGCATCCAGAGGAAG AACATGTCGTCTGTTAAGGTTGCTCTTGGAAGAACTTGATAAAGAAGCAGTAGAACTGCATTCGCTCGAGTCGCAGTCATCCAGACTTGCAGCTCTAAACCGTTTCAAGTCAAGGCAGGTTCCTTGCTTGATTGCTACCGATGTTGCTAGTCGTGGACTTGATATTCCAACGGTGGATCTTGTCATTAATTATGATTTACCAAG GGATCCTTCAGAATATGTTCATCGTGTAGGGCGTACAGCAAGAGCCGGAAGGGAGGGACTTGCGGTGAGCTTCGTTACAGAG AATGATGTGGAACTTGTACACAAAATCGAAGAAGAACTTGGGAAAAAACTGGAAGAATTCAAATGTAAAGAAAAGGAGGTTCTGGCAGACATTACAAAG GTCTTTAAGGCAAGGCGAGTCGCTAGAATGCAGATGCTCGATGATGGATTTGAGGACATAGTAAAGGAGCGCAAGAAACAAAATCTGAAGACTTCCAAGGATCGGAAGCGAAAAAGGAATCAGCAAGTGAAGGAATAG
- the LOC141594718 gene encoding exocyst complex component SEC10b-like, giving the protein MPERNASAGNGPPLIFDIEDFKGDFSFDALFGNLVNELLPSYQEDTGDGIEGHGGIGGNDVLSNGNLRNFSDATKAAQGPSIPLFPEVDSLLGLFKDSCKELIELRQQVDARLSSLRKEVSGQDAKHRKTLAELEHGVDGLFDSFARLDSRISSVGQTAAKIGDHLQSADAQRETATQTIDLIKYLMEFNSTPGDLMELSPLFSDDSRVAEAASIAQKLRQFAEEDVGRQGIGVQSNTGNATASRGLEVAVANLQEYCNELENRLLQRFDSASQRRELSTMAECAKILSQFNRGSSAMQHYVATRPMFIDVEIMNADNRLVLGEEGSQASPTNVARGLSSLYKEIADTVRKESATIMAVFPSPNEVMAILVQRVLEQRITALLDKLLQKPSLINPPPIEDGGLLVYLRMLAVAYEKTQELARDLRAVGCGDLDVEGLTESLFSAHKDEYPEHEQASLKQLYQAKMGELRAESMADVSGTGSIGRSKGASISSSSYQISVAVVTEFVRWNEEAISRCNLFSSQPSILASNVKAIFTCLLDQVSQYLTEGLEKAREGLTEAAALRERFVLGTNLSRRVAAAAASAAEAAAAAGESSFRSFMVAVQRCASSVALVQQYFANSISRLLLPVDGAHAASCEEMATAMAKAESAAYKGLQQCIDTVMAEVERLLSAEQKATDFRSPEDGMIPDHRPTSACTRAVTYLSRVLESAFTALEGLNKQAFLTELGTRLHKLLLNHWQKFTFNPSGGLRLKRDITEYGEFVRSFNAPSVDEKFEVLGILANVFIVAPESLSTLFEGSPSIRKDAQRFIQLREDYKSAKLAAKLSSLWPSLT; this is encoded by the exons ATGCCGGAGCGAAATGCGAGTGCCGGTAATGGACCGCCGTTGATTTTCGACATAGAAGATTTCAAG GGGGATTTTTCGTTTGATGCATTGTTTGGCAATTTGGTGAATGAATTGCTACCATCTTACCAAGAAGATACCGGGGATGGGATTGAAGGGCATGGTGGTATTGGTGGCAATGATGTATTGTCAAACGGGAATTTGAGAAATTTCTCAGATGCAACAAAAGCGGCTCAAGGGCCTTCCATCCCTTTGTTTCCGGAAGTAGATTCATTGTTGGGGCTCTTCAAGGATTCTTGTAAGGAGTTAATTGAACTTCGCCAGCAG GTTGATGCAAGGCTTAGCAGTCTTAGGAAGGAGGTTTCTGGGCAGGATGCTAAACATCGGAAGACACTGGCTGAG CTAGAACATGGTGTAGATGGGTTATTTGATAGCTTTGCAAGGTTGGATTCCCGTATCTCAAGTGTTGGACAAACTGCAGCTAAAATAGGAGATCATTTGCAG AGTGCTGATGCTCAGAGAGAAACGGCTACTCAAACTATAGATCTCATAAAG TATTTGATGGAGTTCAACAGCACCCCTGGTGACCTGATGGAACTTTCACCCCTGTTTTCGGATGACAGTCGTGTTGCTGAAGCAGCTTCAATTGCTCAGAAGCTAC GGCAATTTGCCGAAGAAGATGTAGGAAGACAAGGAATAGGAGTGCAATCAAACACCGGAAACGCCACTGCCAGCAGGGGATTGGAAGTGGCTGTTGCTAATCTCCAGGAGTATTGCAATG AATTGGAGAATAGATTATTACAAAGGTTTGATTCTGCATCACAGAGAAGAGAATTGTCAACCATGGCAGAATGTGCGAAAATACTGTCCCAG TTTAACAGGGGCAGCAGTGCTATGCAACACTATGTAGCAACACGGCCTATGTTTATCGATGTGGAGATTATGAATGCAGATAATAGGCTTGTCCTTGGTGAGGAGGGGTCACAAGCTAGTCCCACTAATGTTGCTCGTGGACTTTCTTCGTTATATAAGGAGATAGCAG ATACTGTAAGGAAAGAATCTGCTACAATAATGGCTGTATTCCCTTCTCCAAATGAAGTGATGGCTATCCTTGTTCAG AGAGTTTTGGAACAAAGAATCACAGCCCTATTGGACAAATTACTACAGAAACCCTCTCTTATCAATCCACCTCCAATAGAAGACGGTGGTCTCCTAGTA TACCTCAGAATGCTGGCTGTGGCATATGAAAAGACACAGGAGCTTGCAAGGGACCTTCGAGCAGTAGGCTGTGGGGACTTAGACGTTGAGG GACTAACGGAGTCATTATTTTCGGCCCACAAAGATGAATACCCCGAACATGAACAGGCCTCTCTCAAACAATTATATCAAGCAAAG ATGGGAGAACTGCGTGCTGAAAGTATGGCTGATGTCAGTGGAACTGGGTCTATAGGAAGATCCAAAGGTGCTTCTATATCTTCTTCCAGTTATCAGATCTCTGTCGCTGTGGTGACAGAGTTTGTGcgatggaatgaagaggcaataTCCAGGTGCAACTTATTTTCATCACAG CCATCTATTCTTGCATCCAACGTTAAAGCTATTTTCACTTGTCTCTTGGACCAA GTTAGTCAATACTTAACGGAAGGGCTTGAGAAGGCTAGGGAAGGCTTGACTGAAGCTGCAGCTTTGCGGGAAAGGTTTGTTTTGGGAACAAATCTTAGCAGAAGAGTTGCAGCAGCTGCTGCTTCTGCT GCGGAGGCAGCAGCAGCTGCTGGTGAAAGCAGTTTTAGGTCTTTCATGGTTGCGGTACAACGCTGTGCCAGCAGTGTTGCTTTAGTGCAGCAA TATTTTGCCAATTCCATCTCTAGGCTTTTGTTGCCTGTTGATGGAGCACATGCTGCATCATGTGAAGAAATGGCCACTGCAATGGCAAAAGCAGAATCTGCTGCTTATAAAGGACTTCAGCAATGCATCGACACTGTGATGGCTGAG GTCGAAAGATTGTTGTCAGCTGAGCAAAAGGCAACTGATTTCCGCTCTCCTGAAGATGGGATGATTCCTGATCACAGACCCACAAGTGCATGCACTAG AGCTGTTACTTACCTATCACGTGTTCTGGAATCTGCTTTCACAGCTCTAGAGGGCCTCAATAAACAGGCATTTCTTACGGAACTG GGAACCCGTTTGCACAAGTTGCTTCTCAATCATTGGCAGAAGTTCACTTTTAATCCCAG TGGGGGCCTAAGGCTGAAGCGTGACATAACTGAGTATGGGGAATTTGTACGAAGCTTCAATGCCCCTTCAGTTGATGAGAAATTTGAAGTCTTAGGAAT CTTGGCCAATGTTTTCATTGTGGCTCCTGAAAGTCTTTCCACACTGTTTGAAGGATCCCCAAGTATCCGCAAAGACGCGCAAAG ATTTATTCAGCTCCGGGAGGATTACAAGTCTGCCAAACTTGCAGCGAAACTCAGCTCATTGTGGCCGAGTCTAACTTAA
- the LOC141628161 gene encoding uncharacterized protein LOC141628161 gives MSILSLNCRGLGHPDAVGALRHLLRREAPAMVFLCETKLSGREMRTVRAKFDSYFGMEVDSVGRSGGLAFWWNKEIKCEFVSSSVHHMDFIIREENGDWRVTGFYGWPMVADRHLSWELLRVLGRQSTLPWMCIGDYNEILYANEMRGGQRARWQMNNFREAADECGLVDVRYEGYAFTWDNGQAGDDNRQSRIDRAMGNNDWMEKFPYARLRHLEREWSDHSPLKLILDRRESVGQQSKRFRFEQIWVGAEGCEDAVVRGFERGGMDLVEALNESAAELQAWKRVSIGKIVKSIASKRSQIARLNEGGRSIEEVRRRRKLVKEVADLCRQEEQFWRQRSRALWLKDGDKNTSFFHKQAGQRKAKNFISKLVDDEGVVRNGDEAVSRVATSYFTELFTASPQRDFDGIFEGLEGRVTEEMNLQLSRSYSEEDVIEALNRCTPQGSWTGWYELSLLSDILACGGTVSYEYGVERLEWSTNAVRS, from the coding sequence atgagTATCCTCAGTCTTAACTGCCGGGGATTGGGCCACCCCGATGCAGTTGGTGCGCTCCGTCATTTGTTGAGACGGGAGGCCCCGGCCATGGTGTTTCTTTGCGAGACGAAACTCAGTGGTCGTGAGATGCGGACTGTTCGCGCGAAGTTTGATAGTTACTTTGGGATGGAGGTTGATAGTGTGGGCAGGTCCGGAGGGCTCGCATTTTGGTGGAATAAGGAGATTAAATGTGAATTTGTTTCTTCCTCGGTTCACCATATGGATTTCATTATTAGGGAGGAGAATGGGGATTGGCGGGTCACTGGTTTCTATGGATGGCCTATGGTTGCGGATCGTCATCTTTCTTGGGAGCTTTTAAGGGTGTTGGGGAGACAGAGCACGTTACCATGGATGTGTATTGGGGATTACAACGAAATTCTATACGCTAATGAGATGAGAGGGGGGCAACGAGCTCGGTGGCAAATGAACAATTTTAGGGAAGCTGCGGATGAGTGTGGTTTGGTCGACGTTCGTTATGAGGGATATGCTTTCACATGGGATAATGGGCAAGCGGGGGATGATAACAGACAAAGTAGAATTGATCGAGCCATGGGCAATAATGATTGGATGGAGAAGTTTCCTTATGCGCGGCTTAGACATTTAGAGCGGGAGTGGTCGGATCATTCGCCTTTGAAGTTGATCTTAGACAGGCGGGAGAGTGTTGGGCAGCAGTCGAAGAGGTTTAGGTTCGAGCAAATTTGGGTCGGGGCTGAGGGGTGCGAGGATGCGGTGGTGAGGGGTTTTGAGCGTGGGGGAATGGATCTTGTGGAGGCGTTGAACGAGAGTGCTGCGGAGTTACAGGCCTGGAAACGTGTAAGCATCGGCAAAATTGTGAAGTCTATAGCGTCGAAGAGGAGCCAAATTGCGAGACTTAATGAGGGTGGTCGGTCTATTGAGGAGGTGCGTAGGAGGCGGAAATTGGTGAAGGAAGTTGCTGATTTGTGTCGGCAGGAGGAGCAGTTTTGGAGGCAAAGATCACGGGCATTGTGGCTTAAAGATGGGGATAAGAACACGAGTTTCTTCCACAAACAAGCGGGGCAGCGAAAGGCGAAGAATTTCATTAGTAAACTAGTGGATGATGAGGGAGTGGTACGAAATGGGGATGAAGCTGTCTCAAGAGTTGCGACGAGCTACTTCACTGAGCTCTTTACGGCTTCACCTCAGCGTGATTTTGATGGGATTTTTGAGGGCTTGGAGGGGCGGGTAACGGAGGAAATGAATCTACAGCTGTCGCGAAGTTATAGCGAAGAGGACGTGATCGAAGCCCTAAATCGATGCACCCCTCAAGGCTCCTGGACCGGATGGTATGAATTGTCTCTTCTATCAGACATATTGGCATGTGGTGGGACCGTTAGTTACGAGTACGGTGTTGAGCGTCTTGAATGGAGCACCAATGCCGTCCGCTCTTAA
- the LOC141594732 gene encoding syntaxin-125-like has translation MNNLFSSTFSPHSGNASDLESGSSVIITGANLDNFFQDVETVKQDLTDLDDLQRKLRSAHEETKTAHTSGSVKLLRSTMDRDVKLTLRKAKQIKVRLEALDRSNAANRSQTGCGPGSSTDRTRTSVVAGLREKLKEKMEEFQELRERVNAEYKETVKRRVFTVTGENPDDNTLDLLITTGESESLLQKAIQHQGRGQVLDTIAEIHERHDAVKDIERSLKELHQTFLDMAVLVQAQGEQLDNIEAHVGKASSFIRGGTQQLHTARQHQKNTRKWIVFAIILILVIVLIIVLSLRPWEQKSEPPKSLLLVAEC, from the exons ATGAACAACCTATTCTCATCCACATTTTCACCCCACTCCGGAAACGCGTCCGATCTCGAGTCGGGTTCAAGCGTAATCATAACCGGTGCAAATCTTGACAACTTCTTCCAAGATGTCGAAACCGTCAAACAAGACTTGACAGACTTAGATGACCTCCAAAGAAAACTCCGGTCTGCCCATGAGGAAACCAAAACGGCCCACACGTCCGGTTCGGTTAAACTGCTCCGGTCCACCATGGACCGGGACGTGAAGTTGACCTTGAGAAAGGCCAAGCAGATCAAGGTCCGGCTCGAGGCGTTAGACCGGTCTAATGCGGCGAACCGGAGTCAGACCGGTTGTGGACCGGGCAGCTCGACGGACCGGACTCGGACTTCGGTTGTGGCGGGGTTGAGAGAGAAGTTGAAGGAGAAGATGGAGGAGTTTCAGGAGTTGAGAGAGAGGGTAAATGCGGAATATAAGGAGACTGTTAAAAGACGGGTTTTTACTGTTACTGGTGAAAATCCTGATGATAATACTCTTGATCTTTTAATTACTACGGGTGAAAGTGAATCTCTTTTGCAAAAGGCTATTCAACATcag GGCAGAGGACAAGTACTAGACACAATTGCTGAGATTCATGAAAGGCACGATGCTGTAAAAGACATCGAAAGGAGCTTGAAGGAACTACATCAGACATTTCTCGACATGGCAGTTTTGGTTCAAGCCCAGGGTGAACAGCTGGATAACATCGAAGCTCATGTCGGTAAAGCAAGTTCCTTCATTAGGGGCGGAACTCAACAATTACACACTGCCAGGCAACACCAGAAGAATACCCGGAAATGGATTGTCTTTGCTATCATTTTGATTCTAGTCATCGTATTAATCATTGTCCTATCTTTACGCCCATGGGAACAAAAATCTGAGCCTCCTAAATCTTTATTGCTTGTTGCTGAATGCTGA
- the LOC141594726 gene encoding protein LEAD-SENSITIVE 1, producing MGLLSNRVDRKSLKAGDHIYSWRAAYVYAHHGIYVGDNKVIHFTRRGQEVGTGTVLDILLVSSGPNKSHVPCPTCVPPEEGHGVLSSCLDCFLAGGILYRFEYSVNPALFVAKLRGGTCTLAGSDPGDVVVRRAKYLLDNGFGCYNVFKNNCEDFTIYCKTGLVIMDQVTMGQSGQAVSLIGGPLAAVLSSPLRIMTSNVYGMAVMAVSVYCTSRVAADIGMRKDVVKLEPEDLTRRLALGLLMFNPPVSSPPPTVVS from the exons ATGGGACTTCTTTCCAACAG GGTTGATAGGAAGAGTTTGAAAGCAGGAGATCACATCTACTCTTGGAGGGCTGCTTATGTTTATGCTCATCATG gtatttATGTTGGAGACAACAAAGTAATTCACTTCACAAGACGCGGTCAAGAAGTAGGAACAGGAACTGTGTTGGATATTCTCCTAGTAAGCTCGGGACCTAATAAATCCCATGTACCTTGCCCTACTTGTGTCCCTCCAGAAGAAGGCCATGGAGTGCTCTCCTCATGCCTAGACTGCTTTCTTGCCGGTGGTATATTATACCGGTTTGAGTACAGTGTCAATCCTGCCCTCTTTGTGGCAAAACTGCGTGGTGGGACCTGCACTCTCGCAGGATCAGATCCCGGTGACGTCGTTGTGCGTCGAGCTAAGTACTTACTTGACAATGGCTTCGGCTGTTACAACGTCTTCAAGAACAATTGTGAAGATTTCACTATATATTGCAAAACCGGGCTTGTAATTATGGACCAAGTAACAATGGGCCAGAGTGGACAAGCAGTGTCGCTAATTGGCGGTCCCCTTGCTGCTGTTCTCTCTTCACCGTTGCGTATTATGACGAGCAATGTCTACGGGATGGCGGTGATGGCAGTGAGTGTGTATTGCACAAGCAGGGTGGCAGCTGACATCGGCATGAGGAAGGATGTTGTGAAGTTGGAACCTGAAGACTTAACCAGACGTCTGGCTCTTGGACTTCTGATGTTTAACCCACCGGTTTCTTCCCCTCCGCCTACTGTAGTCAGCTAG